In the Loxodonta africana isolate mLoxAfr1 chromosome 1, mLoxAfr1.hap2, whole genome shotgun sequence genome, one interval contains:
- the LOC100663277 gene encoding olfactory receptor 2W1-like, with protein MDQNNYTSLHGFILLGFSDHPRLEMVLSGVVTIFYLITLVSNAAIIVASILDSHLRTPMYFFLRNLSFLDLCFTASIITQMLVNLWGPDKTISYVGCVIQLYVNMCLGSTECLLLAVMSYDRFTAICKPLHYLVIMKPHLCLKMIIMVWGISLACSAVPCILTMNLARCGNNLLDHFLCELPALIKIACTDTTTVEMSVFALGIVVLTPLLLILISYGYIARTVLRMKSKVGQGKAINTCGSHLTVVSIFYGTVIYMYLQPGNRASKNQGKFFTLFYTIIIPSLNPLIYTLRNKEMKDALKKLVRVAYESTKTKRKWKS; from the coding sequence ATGGACCAAAACAATTATACTTCTCTACATGGTTTTATTCTGCTTGGCTTCTCTGATCATCCCAGACTGGAGATGGTCCTGTCAGGAGTTGTCACTATCTTCTACTTAATTACCTTGGTAAGTAACGCAGCCATCATTGTTGCATCCATCCTGGATTCCCATCTGCGCACACcaatgtattttttcctcaggAATTTATCTTTCCTGGATCTGTGTTTTACTGCCAGCATCATAACTCAGATGCTGGTTAACTTGTGGGGCCCTGATAAGACCATCAGCTATGTGGGTTGTGTCATTCAACTGTATGTTAATATGTGTTTGGGCTCCACTGAGTGCCTTCTCCTGGCTGTCATGTCCTATGATCGTTTTACAGCCATTTGTAAGCCCTTGCATTATTTGGTAATCATGAAGCCACATCTTTGTCTCAAGATGATCATCATGGTTTGGGGTATTAGTTTGGCCTGTTCTGCAGTACCATGTATACTCACAATGAATTTGGCTAGGTGTGGAAACAACCTTCTGGATCATTTCTTGTGTGAGTTGCCAGCCTTGATCAAAATAGCTTGTACAGACACCACAACTGTTGAAATGTCTGTTTTTGCTTTAGGAATTGTTGTCCTTACACCCCTCCTCCTTATTCTTATATCCTATGGTTACATTGCCCGAACTGTGCTGAGAATGAAGTCAAAAGTAGGCCAAGGAAAAGCAATTAATACCTGTGGATCTCATCTCACTGTGGTGTCCATCTTCTATGGAACTGTCATCTACATGTACCTACAGCCAGGTAACCGGGCCTCCAAAAACCAGGGCAAGTTCTTCACCCTGTTTTACACCATCATCATTCCAAGTCTCAACCCCCTCATCTACACCTTGAGGAATAAGGAGATGAAGGATGCATTAAAGAAGTTGGTGAGAGTTGCCTATGAATCTACAAAAACgaagaggaaatggaaatcaTAG